The Buchnera aphidicola (Pentalonia nigronervosa) DNA segment GAGCTATCCGGGCAATTTTAATATTAGATCACCAAATATGTAATATTGTCAACATTTTTTTAATAGCGCGAATTTTATATTATTACTTTATGCGTCAATTTCAAAAATATTAAATTACTGCTTATAAAAATAAAAAATAATTTTTCCCTTGAAAGTTTTGAAAAAGAACCTTATATTTAAAGTAAGAGAATACATTATCGTTTTAAAAAGTGATTTTTTTAAATAATTAAGTAAGATGATTCATAGGAGTATTATTATATGAAAATTCGTCCGTTGCATGATCGGGTACTTGTTAAACGTAAAGAAGTTGAATTAAAATCAGCAGGCGGTATTGTTCTTACAGGTTCTGCTGCTGGAAAATCTACTCGGGGAACAGTAACTGCTGTTGGCAAAGGTCGAGTTTTAGATAATGGCAGCGTGAAACCATTGGACGTAAAAGTTGGTGATATTGTTATTTTTAATGAAGGTTATGGCGCAAAAACAGAAAAAATTGATAATGAAGAACTATTAATTTTAACTGAAAGTGACATTTTAGCAATTGTTGAATAATAAAACTATACGCTACAATCCGTTGAAAAATTTATTTGAGGGAACGTCAAATGGCCGCTAAAGATGTAAAATTCGGCAACGAAGCCCGAATTAAAATGCTTCGTGGAGTAAATGTTTTAGCAGATGCAGTGAAAGTAACATTAGGTCCAAAAGGTAGAAATGTAGTTTTAGATAAATCTTTTGGAGCTCCTAGTATTACTAAAGATGGTGTATCGGTCGCGCGTGAAATTGAATTAGAAGACAAATTTGAAAATATGGGCGCGCAAATGGTAAAAGAAGTTGCGTCAAAGGCGAATGATGCTGCTGGTGATGGAACTACAACTGCAACATTACTGGCGCAATCTATTGTCAATGAAGGATTAAAAGCAGTAGCCGCCGGAATGAATCCTATGGATTTAAAAAGAGGGATTGACAAAGCGGTAGTTAATGCTGTAGAAGAATTAAAAAATTTATCTGTTCCATGTTCTGATTCTAAAGCTATTACACAAGTTGGTACAATTTCTGCAAATGCGGATGAAAAAGTTGGTGCATTAATTGCGGAAGCGATGGACAAAGTTGGTAATGATGGAGTCATTACAGTAGAAGAAGGAACTGGTTTACAAGATGAATTAGAAGTAGTTAAAGGTATGCAATTTGATCGCGGTTATTTATCTCCTTATTTTATTAATAAAACAGATACTGGAATTGTTGAACTTGAAAATCCGTATATTTTAATGGCAGATAAAAAAATATCAAATGTACGTGAAATGTTACCAATTTTAGAATCAGTCGCAAAAGCAGGAAAACCGTTATTAATAATTTCAGAAGATTTAGAAGGTGAAGCTTTAGCCACATTAGTTGTCAATTCTATGCGCGGTATTGTAAAAGTAGCTGCTGTTAAAGCTCCTGGTTTTGGTGACCGTAGAAAAGCCATGTTACAGGATATTTCTATTCTTACTGGTGGTTCTGTTATATCTGAAGAATTGGCTATGGAATTAGAAAAATCTACTTTAGAAGATTTAGGTCAAGCAAAACGTGTAGTTATTAGTAAAGATACAACCACGATTATTGGCGGTGTTGGAGAAAAACATTCGATTCAAACTAGAATTAGCCAGATTCGCCAAGAAATTCAAGAAGCAACTTCTGATTATGATAAGGAAAAATTAAACGAACGTTTAGCCAAATTATCAGGAGGTGTTGCAGTATTAAAAGTTGGCGCTGCAACAGAAGTAGAAATGAAAGAAAAAAAAGCACGTGTTGAAGATGCATTGCATGCTACTCGTGCTGCAGTTGAAGAAGGTGTAGTACCTGGAGGTGGTGTTGCATTAGTACGAGTAGCTGGAAAATTATCTAATTTACGTGGTCAAAATGAAGATCAAAATGTAGGTATTCGAGTAGCTTTACGTGCAATGGAAGCGCCATTACGTCAAATTGTGTCTAATTCAGGTGAAGAACCATCTGTAGTAACTAATAATGTTAAAGACGGAAAGGGAAATTACGGCTATAATGCTGCCACTGATGAATATGGTAATATGATAGATTTTGGTATCTTGGATCCTACAAAAGTAACGCGTTCAGCTTTGCAATATGCTGGTTCTGTTGCAGGTTTAATGATTACGACTGAATGTATGGTCACTGATTTACCAAAAGAAGATAAATCGTCTGATGTAAATCCTTCTCCTGCCGGCGGAATGGGCGGTATGGGTGGAATGATGTAATTAAATTTTTAGATATTTCTCTACATATTTGTTTTAAAAAAATATTTTCCTCAGATTGTTTAATCTGAGGAAATTTTTTCATTGAGAAAACTATTTCAGTATAAATTTTGACATGTTATAAAAAATATTTTTTATTAACAAAACGTTATTAACTAAATAATTTATATAGGATGTTTATTAAAAACGGAAAAAGTAGCATTTTGTTTTTTAAAAAAATAGCATTTTTCAGAAAATTTATATTGTGTAATTATACGTTGATAGATAAAATAGGATTGTATGAAAGTATATCATAGTAATAATTTTAAAATAGGTCGTAAAATTGTTTTTGACAATGAACCATATATAATAGATTCAAGTGAATTTGTTAAACCTGGAAAAGGTCAAGCTTTTGTACGTTTAAAATTACGAAAATTTTCTACACAACAATTAATAGAAAAAACTTTTAAATCCACGGATGTATTAGAACAAGCTAATGTTACAGAACATACTGCATTTTATTTATACAATGATGGTAATTTTTGGTTTTTTATTAAAAATCATACCTTTGAAGAACTATTAGTAGAAAAAAAAATTATAGGTAGTAATAAAAAGTGGTTATTAGAGCAAGATCAATGTTCCATTATTTTATGGAATGATCAAGTAATTTCGGTTGAACCAAATACTTTTGTAAAATTAGAAGTAATTAATACCACGAAATTTCACAAAAATAATAATGTTAATAATAGTACTAAACTAGTAGAACTTAGTACTGGTGCTATTGTTAAAGTGCCTATTTTTATTCAAATTGGAGAATTTATCAAAATAGATACACGATCTGGAGAATATGTATCCAGAACAAAATAATCTAATTTTTATATTTAATAATTTTAGTATTCATCACCTCGGACATATTTTCGATAACTATCCCATTCAAAAGTTAACCATAAACTATTTCCTAATCGCATTCTGTCAATTACTCGTTCTCCAAGTAAATTTTGCATACCGGCATGATCTAAATTGGATAACATACCAGTAGATCTTTTCGACGATGAACGTCGGTCAACGATTTGGTTAATAATGACTTTTTCGTAACGAGATTCAGTTTGCATTCCGATTTCATCAATCATTAATAAATCAACACTGCTAAGATTATGTAACAGTTTTTCTTCAGTAATATTGCTAGAACCGTTAAACGTGCCCTTCATATTGGACATTAAATCAGCAACAGTTACAATTAAAATATTTTTTCCATGTAAAATCAAATAATTTCCTATAGCTGATGCTAAATGATTTTTCCCCGTCCCTGGTCGTCCTGAAAAAATAAAACTAGCAATGTTTTTATGAAATTCTTCTGCATATTGTTTGGAAGCTTGTAACACTTTTTTTTGACCATCGTGTTCAACTTTATAATTTTCAAATGAACAATTCATATAAAGTTCGCGAATTCCAGATCTACCTAAAATTCGTTGCATTTTCATAGCTTTATTTTCGCGCAATATTAATTCAGAAGATAATCGACCTTGTTCTTGATTCCAAGCTAAAAGAGCTGCATCACTATCAAATTTTGGTTTGATATTATTTGGCATTAGCCGTTGTAGTCGTTTAAAAAAGTCAGTATAAAACGTCATTATTTTCCTCTAAAGCCATCTGGTATGTTTTGATCAGGTGTAGGAATTTTTGTAATATCACGTGTTTTTTTTGTTTTTAAACTGAGTGATCGACTTTTTTCTAAACTTCTCGCAAGTTTTTGTTGCCATTGTACATGATAAAAAAAACAACCTTCAGCTTTCCAATATGAAATAAAACATGCAAGTTCAAACTTAGATATCTCTTCAGTTAACATAATACCCCAAAGTGCTGCTTGTTGAAGAAAGTTCGTATCAGGTTTCCATTCTGTATACATAGAAAACTTTTTTGCAATTTTATTTTTTTTTATTTTTTGATACTGAAAATTATCTTCAATGTCAAATAAATTTTTAAAACAATTAGGGGTTATTGCGTAAAATACGAGAACATTATTTTTTGAAATAGATATAATTCCATTTTTAGATGATTCTATAATTTGTATGGGTTTTTTACAAAATAATTCAAGTTTTACATTTTTTGAAAGCGCAATTTTCATAGTGTTTTTCCTATTTATTAATAGATTTTATATTTATTTTAGAAATTGTGAAAATAGTAAAATAAAATTATAATTTTTATTTTTTAAAAACATAAAGACAGTATTCAGTTTGTCCTGAAATTTTTTTTTTATATAAAATCCAGTTTTGTGGTATTGTAATATTTTTTTTTTTGTTTTTCTCTATGTAAATTAAAGAGTTATTTTTTAACCATGTTCCATATTCCAATAGGAAAATAGTTTTATTGATGATTTCTGTATCATAAGGTGGGTCAATAAATATAATATCATATGGTTGTCCTATTTTTTTAAGCCAAAATAGTGTATTGGTTTTTATTATTTCTAAATTTTTTATATTTAATTTTACAGAATTTTTTTTTAATTGTAATATAGTTTTTTTATTAATTTCTAATAGTGTAACAAACGCAGCATATCGTGATATTGCTTCTATTCCTAGTATTCCACTTCCTGCAAAACAAT contains these protein-coding regions:
- a CDS encoding co-chaperone GroES, with product MKIRPLHDRVLVKRKEVELKSAGGIVLTGSAAGKSTRGTVTAVGKGRVLDNGSVKPLDVKVGDIVIFNEGYGAKTEKIDNEELLILTESDILAIVE
- the groL gene encoding chaperonin GroEL (60 kDa chaperone family; promotes refolding of misfolded polypeptides especially under stressful conditions; forms two stacked rings of heptamers to form a barrel-shaped 14mer; ends can be capped by GroES; misfolded proteins enter the barrel where they are refolded when GroES binds), coding for MAAKDVKFGNEARIKMLRGVNVLADAVKVTLGPKGRNVVLDKSFGAPSITKDGVSVAREIELEDKFENMGAQMVKEVASKANDAAGDGTTTATLLAQSIVNEGLKAVAAGMNPMDLKRGIDKAVVNAVEELKNLSVPCSDSKAITQVGTISANADEKVGALIAEAMDKVGNDGVITVEEGTGLQDELEVVKGMQFDRGYLSPYFINKTDTGIVELENPYILMADKKISNVREMLPILESVAKAGKPLLIISEDLEGEALATLVVNSMRGIVKVAAVKAPGFGDRRKAMLQDISILTGGSVISEELAMELEKSTLEDLGQAKRVVISKDTTTIIGGVGEKHSIQTRISQIRQEIQEATSDYDKEKLNERLAKLSGGVAVLKVGAATEVEMKEKKARVEDALHATRAAVEEGVVPGGGVALVRVAGKLSNLRGQNEDQNVGIRVALRAMEAPLRQIVSNSGEEPSVVTNNVKDGKGNYGYNAATDEYGNMIDFGILDPTKVTRSALQYAGSVAGLMITTECMVTDLPKEDKSSDVNPSPAGGMGGMGGMM
- the efp gene encoding elongation factor P is translated as MKVYHSNNFKIGRKIVFDNEPYIIDSSEFVKPGKGQAFVRLKLRKFSTQQLIEKTFKSTDVLEQANVTEHTAFYLYNDGNFWFFIKNHTFEELLVEKKIIGSNKKWLLEQDQCSIILWNDQVISVEPNTFVKLEVINTTKFHKNNNVNNSTKLVELSTGAIVKVPIFIQIGEFIKIDTRSGEYVSRTK
- the dnaC gene encoding DNA replication protein DnaC, whose translation is MTFYTDFFKRLQRLMPNNIKPKFDSDAALLAWNQEQGRLSSELILRENKAMKMQRILGRSGIRELYMNCSFENYKVEHDGQKKVLQASKQYAEEFHKNIASFIFSGRPGTGKNHLASAIGNYLILHGKNILIVTVADLMSNMKGTFNGSSNITEEKLLHNLSSVDLLMIDEIGMQTESRYEKVIINQIVDRRSSSKRSTGMLSNLDHAGMQNLLGERVIDRMRLGNSLWLTFEWDSYRKYVRGDEY
- a CDS encoding primosomal protein DnaI, whose product is MKIALSKNVKLELFCKKPIQIIESSKNGIISISKNNVLVFYAITPNCFKNLFDIEDNFQYQKIKKNKIAKKFSMYTEWKPDTNFLQQAALWGIMLTEEISKFELACFISYWKAEGCFFYHVQWQQKLARSLEKSRSLSLKTKKTRDITKIPTPDQNIPDGFRGK
- the rsmD gene encoding 16S rRNA (guanine(966)-N(2))-methyltransferase RsmD: MHYHYKKNRKIYIISGKLKKRNILFTHTSNLRPTMNHIRETLFNWLSTHIKNARCLDCFAGSGILGIEAISRYAAFVTLLEINKKTILQLKKNSVKLNIKNLEIIKTNTLFWLKKIGQPYDIIFIDPPYDTEIINKTIFLLEYGTWLKNNSLIYIEKNKKKNITIPQNWILYKKKISGQTEYCLYVFKK